The following proteins are encoded in a genomic region of Streptococcus gwangjuense:
- a CDS encoding bifunctional DnaQ family exonuclease/ATP-dependent helicase, with product MNSRTNRYVVVDLEATSTGSKAKIIQVGIVVIENGEIVDQYGTDINPHEPLDSHIKELTGLTDQRLAVAPEFSQVAGRIFELVKDGVFVAHNVQFDANLLAEYLFFEGYELRTPRVDTVELAQVLYPQFEKYNLGILCQELGIKLDHAHTALSDAQATAELLLFMRQKLFQLPKGLLETLLNLADNLLYETYLVIEEVYQRQSPLSSHDLMELHGLFLRKQSQSLKPRKLSKDFTKNITLLDLDERPQQVEFAEKVEQLLKEQKTAFIQAQTGLGKTYGYLLPALSMESEGGILVSVPTKILQNQIMQEEGSRLKDTFHIDIHSLKGPQNYLKLDNFYKVLHRPESNRLFTRFKMQVLIWLTETETGDLDEIGQLYRYQHFLAELVHDGKLSKKSLFISEDFWQRSQDRAKSSRLLLTNHAYLVTRLEDDPEFVNNRLVIIDEAQKMLIALENLAQESYLLEALVTQVQKSLETEKDLIQRRLLESIGFECRYLIDQFYSGLKNDKWLDSLENLRQHFSELNLPEYRDMTRFFTSDREFWLATAEKSSKDVLICSSKKGRFLLADLLPEDCRVLGVSATLEISNRVSLADLLGFTEAPLITVESLQQKQQEILLVNDFPLVTEHSPLDYAEEVTSVIHSLQAFQEPLLVLFTSKELLLAVSDLLDHPHLAQYKNGEPSQLKKRFEKGERQILLGTGSFWEGVDFSTHPCVIQVIPRLPFQNPQEPLTRKLNHELRQEGKNPFYDYQLPMAIIRLKQALGRTIRKEEQASIAVILDSRVVHKRYGKQIRQALANERTIREVNRKQITSTVIDFLQNNKNKKSKKEKR from the coding sequence ATGAATTCGAGAACTAATCGGTATGTGGTTGTTGATTTAGAGGCCACTAGCACCGGAAGCAAGGCAAAAATTATTCAAGTGGGTATTGTGGTGATTGAAAATGGTGAAATCGTCGATCAGTATGGGACTGACATCAATCCTCATGAGCCCTTGGATTCTCATATAAAAGAATTGACAGGTTTGACTGATCAACGGTTGGCAGTTGCTCCAGAGTTTTCACAGGTAGCTGGAAGGATTTTTGAACTGGTCAAGGATGGTGTTTTTGTCGCGCACAATGTACAGTTTGATGCAAATCTTCTAGCAGAGTACCTATTCTTTGAAGGTTATGAATTGAGAACTCCACGAGTGGATACCGTTGAGTTAGCACAGGTTTTGTACCCTCAGTTTGAAAAGTACAATCTCGGCATTCTCTGTCAAGAGTTAGGGATTAAGTTAGACCACGCCCACACCGCTCTCTCTGATGCACAAGCAACAGCAGAGCTTTTGCTTTTTATGCGTCAAAAACTTTTTCAGTTACCAAAAGGACTTTTAGAAACATTGTTAAATCTTGCGGATAACCTCCTTTATGAAACTTATTTAGTGATTGAAGAAGTATATCAGCGCCAGTCTCCCCTTTCTTCTCATGATTTGATGGAACTCCATGGACTCTTTCTTAGAAAGCAAAGTCAGTCTTTAAAGCCACGTAAGCTATCTAAGGATTTTACTAAAAACATTACCTTATTAGACTTGGATGAACGTCCTCAGCAAGTTGAATTTGCAGAAAAAGTTGAGCAGTTATTAAAGGAACAGAAAACCGCGTTTATTCAAGCTCAAACGGGACTTGGAAAGACTTATGGTTACCTACTGCCAGCTTTGAGCATGGAAAGTGAAGGGGGCATCCTTGTTAGTGTTCCTACCAAAATCCTTCAAAATCAAATCATGCAAGAAGAAGGAAGTCGATTAAAAGATACTTTTCATATTGATATTCATAGTCTTAAGGGACCTCAAAATTATTTGAAACTCGATAATTTTTATAAAGTACTTCATAGGCCAGAGTCTAACCGCTTATTCACACGCTTTAAAATGCAAGTCTTGATTTGGTTAACAGAGACAGAAACAGGTGACTTAGATGAAATCGGGCAGCTGTATCGTTATCAACATTTTCTAGCTGAACTTGTACATGATGGAAAACTTTCAAAAAAAAGTTTATTTATTTCTGAGGACTTCTGGCAACGTAGCCAAGATAGGGCTAAATCGAGTCGCCTTTTGTTAACCAATCACGCTTATCTGGTAACACGTTTAGAGGACGATCCAGAGTTTGTCAACAATCGCTTGGTAATCATAGATGAAGCTCAAAAAATGCTGATTGCCCTTGAAAACCTCGCCCAAGAGTCTTATCTCCTCGAGGCTTTAGTAACACAAGTTCAAAAGTCCTTGGAAACAGAAAAAGATCTTATTCAGAGACGGTTGCTTGAGAGTATCGGTTTTGAATGTCGCTATTTGATAGATCAGTTTTACTCAGGGCTTAAGAATGACAAGTGGTTGGATTCTCTTGAAAACTTACGCCAGCATTTTTCTGAGTTAAATCTTCCCGAGTATAGAGATATGACGCGCTTTTTTACATCAGACCGTGAATTTTGGCTGGCAACAGCTGAGAAGTCTAGTAAGGATGTCTTAATCTGCTCAAGTAAAAAAGGCCGCTTTCTACTAGCAGATTTATTGCCAGAAGATTGCAGAGTGCTTGGCGTATCTGCCACTCTTGAAATCAGTAATAGAGTTTCTTTAGCGGATTTATTAGGATTTACGGAAGCTCCACTTATTACAGTTGAATCTTTACAACAGAAGCAACAAGAAATTTTATTAGTAAATGATTTTCCGTTAGTGACTGAACATTCTCCTTTAGATTATGCAGAAGAGGTTACATCAGTTATCCATTCCTTACAAGCCTTTCAAGAGCCGTTACTTGTTTTATTTACGTCTAAAGAATTACTGTTAGCAGTGTCAGATTTACTAGACCATCCTCATTTAGCCCAATATAAAAATGGGGAGCCCAGTCAGTTGAAGAAACGTTTTGAAAAAGGAGAGCGACAAATCTTACTTGGAACAGGAAGTTTCTGGGAGGGAGTGGATTTTTCTACCCATCCTTGCGTTATTCAAGTAATTCCTCGTTTGCCTTTTCAAAATCCCCAAGAACCTTTGACACGAAAATTAAATCATGAGTTGCGTCAGGAAGGGAAGAATCCTTTCTATGATTATCAGTTGCCAATGGCCATTATTCGTCTCAAACAGGCTTTGGGTAGAACAATTAGAAAAGAGGAACAAGCTTCCATTGCTGTGATACTGGATAGTCGAGTTGTTCATAAACGATATGGTAAACAGATTAGACAAGCTCTAGCTAATGAAAGAACTATCAGAGAGGTGAATAGAAAACAGATTACCTCTACTGTTATTGATTTCCTCCAAAACAACAAAAATAAAAAATCTAAGAAAGAGAAAAGGTGA
- a CDS encoding SIALI-17 repeat-containing surface protein, producing MNKRLFDKRCHYSIRKFAIGAASVMIGASIFGISAVQAEEVALSNTQTEETTVHQPQPLDKLPDDVAAAIAKADENGGREFVKPKAESTEDKVTKDTETTRPANDGSHELASPKVETPNKVEEGTKAEDKQKSEEANPKPVESASTSGTELKEDSKKTSEKDQVKADTEIKPSSEKSQALSGESNKAEVEKEKQLLSDRKQDFNKDWYFKLNAQGDFSKKDVDVHDWSKLNLPHDWSIYFDFDHKSPARNEGGQLNGGTAWYRKTFTLNEADKNKDVRINFDGVYMDSKVYVNGKFVGHYPSGYNHFSYDITEFLNKDGSENSITVQVTNKQPSSRWYSGSGIYRDVTLSYRDKVHVAENGNHITTPKLAEQKEGNVETQVQSKIKNTDKKAAKVFVEQQIFTKEGKVVSELVRSETKNLAENEVADFRQTILVNKPTLWTTKSYHPQLYVLKTKVYKEGQLVDVTEDTFGYRYFNWTAKDGFSLNGERMKFHGVSIHHDNGALGAEENYKATYRKLKLLKDMGVNSIRTTHNPASPQLLDAAASLGLLVQEEAFDTWYGGKKTYDYGRFFDQDATHPEAKKGEKWSDFDLRTMVERDKNNPSIVMWSLGNEVEEANGSPRSIETAKRLKAIIKAIDTERYVTMGENKFSRAATGDFLKVAEIMDAVGMNYGERFYDAVRSAHPDWLIYGSETSSATRTRDSYYNPAQILGHDNRPNRHYEQSDYGNDRVGWGRTATESWTFDRDRAGYAGQFIWTGIDYIGEPTPWHNQDNTPVKSSYFGIIDTAGLPKNDFYLYRSEWYSAKEKPTVRILPHWNWTEETLKDRKMLVDGKVPVRTFSNAASVELFLNGESLGKKEFTKKRTEDGRPYHEGAKPSELYLEWLVKYQPGTLTAIARDENGNEIARDSVTTAGEPARVRLTKEEHVITADGKDLSYIHYEIVDGEGNVVPTANNLVHFNLHGQGQIVGVDNGEQASRERYKAQADGTWQRRAFNGKGVVIVKSTEKEGKFTLYADSAGLTSDSATVTTVSGKKENRHFVSYAPVKATTDVTTNPELPQTVTAIYSDGSVEEKTVTWDVPADLLTSAGEKKVSGRVEGLETKAEALVKVIALDRWLPKVATVPVGTTAADLDKTVTAVLTDGSLIDTDVVSWTLKDPAALTKEGGRTEATGKLVDDGHEVSATFIASSKETTSSITGLTVGDKALENFETGKTYYRVSIPYTGTIPSVGAQTTGYQVTVQQASADNGYQASVFLSDQKGDLVQTYLIQFVKEAPALKRLEVVVEGKETATEDQVLTYRVIGSYEDGSQTEFSASDIHLEAKSSDGGHLEVNGQNLLLYTKGRMTLTPRIDNQTEKTESVTTEVVIKENKVSKKIVKLHPVSISTDINQQPNLPKEVGAEFDKGLPRKVSVTWDKVDEKELGRYHSFTLKGHVEGTDIEAQATVTVEGLQVAEEVSLTVPKGETVQLPANVRAYHSNGTTIYKDVVWDQVPANFSQTEGVYEINGHLVGSNLTTKAHVRVSSQVVAGNNISKQWTGSQLPAAIVSNTGGDDSANTLNDLTVSRTPTDAKNRWTTWRTNTDNDWASILFGNSGDLTKRFVNNLSVDFYTDGAIGLPKEYVVEYYVGKEIPDLPSDVSHAQRDTNHPFNNPENWKAVENLHAPSQLSATQTNHFTFDKVETYAVRIRMKKADGTSGVGLTELTVLGNKVLSSTSSEISIKVDGKDLEHFNPSKTDYYIPQSSKEITATASNNGLVTLVPATSPKGATRLILKAEDGTVLKEYRIFRDDEKESTQPVAAENSAKILNVGDNLQLPSEVSVYYPTSTTWTTAKLAVKWDAIPEHATEHEGTFEITGHVIGTNLTTKMQVTVVSKGNQVISENPSNNEMDSKAFASTTNDTQAASHDRIFYINDGKYNEDGRWTNWSRTPKNEETSVGLLFKKDGKIASQSIGKVAIQFFKDSGTDAPEKMVLERYIGPAFTEPSTISRYEENADHPFNKAENWAPISYKASGELVAGKPIEFNFDPVQTTSIRARMTRKATTNGLALVEFTAYSAGKGAEVETPSATISIDGKALENFDPNVTEYTLTTMGTKPKVTAITSGHGVVTIVDHGNTNLPTLVRLVSKDGNLVKEYRLHFKSTFQTTPTEGVKNLVAEAPSLEIEKTPLPFKEVIRETPELAQGKRRVVSEGQAGEKVDYIQVSGTNRTLVHSEQRKAQDRIIEVGVKPSISNSKSEEPAPVNEVPEFKGSANFVEAAVNEVPEFKGGANFVEAAVNDVPEFKGGANFVEAAVNDVPEYTGILATVGDQAVPSVEKPEFKGGVNAVMALEHKLPEYRGILATVGNQPAPTVEKPEFKLSSLEKAQTPEVPVQVAKEDKRLPETGEKQSETAIFLAGVTLALSAALLTAKRKED from the coding sequence ATGAACAAAAGACTTTTTGATAAACGTTGTCATTATAGCATTCGTAAATTTGCAATAGGTGCGGCATCTGTAATGATTGGGGCTAGTATATTTGGCATTTCAGCTGTACAAGCTGAGGAAGTGGCTTTATCCAATACTCAAACAGAAGAAACAACTGTTCATCAACCTCAGCCTTTAGATAAGCTTCCTGATGATGTGGCAGCTGCTATCGCAAAGGCTGATGAGAATGGTGGGCGTGAGTTTGTAAAACCCAAAGCTGAGTCGACAGAAGATAAAGTGACTAAGGATACAGAAACTACTAGACCTGCTAACGATGGTAGTCATGAATTGGCTAGTCCTAAAGTGGAAACTCCAAATAAAGTAGAAGAAGGAACCAAGGCTGAGGACAAACAGAAATCTGAAGAGGCAAATCCAAAGCCTGTTGAATCTGCATCAACATCTGGAACAGAACTGAAAGAGGATTCTAAAAAAACTTCTGAAAAGGACCAAGTGAAAGCAGACACAGAGATCAAACCTTCTTCTGAAAAATCGCAAGCACTATCTGGAGAGTCAAACAAAGCTGAAGTTGAAAAGGAAAAACAACTATTATCGGATCGAAAACAAGATTTTAATAAAGATTGGTATTTTAAACTAAATGCCCAAGGAGATTTTTCAAAAAAAGATGTGGATGTTCATGATTGGTCTAAATTGAATCTTCCACATGATTGGAGCATTTATTTTGATTTCGACCATAAGTCTCCCGCGCGTAATGAAGGTGGCCAGTTAAATGGTGGAACAGCTTGGTATCGTAAGACTTTCACATTAAATGAAGCAGACAAGAATAAGGATGTTCGTATTAATTTTGATGGGGTTTACATGGATTCAAAGGTCTATGTAAATGGTAAATTTGTAGGACATTATCCAAGTGGCTATAATCATTTTTCATATGATATCACAGAATTTTTAAACAAGGATGGTAGTGAAAATTCAATTACTGTTCAAGTGACCAATAAGCAACCAAGTAGTCGTTGGTATTCAGGAAGTGGAATTTATCGTGATGTAACTCTTAGTTATCGTGATAAAGTCCATGTTGCCGAAAATGGTAATCATATCACTACTCCAAAACTTGCTGAGCAAAAAGAAGGGAATGTTGAAACACAGGTTCAAAGTAAGATTAAAAATACGGATAAGAAGGCTGCTAAAGTCTTTGTGGAACAACAAATCTTTACTAAGGAAGGCAAGGTTGTATCAGAATTAGTTCGCTCTGAAACGAAGAATTTAGCAGAAAATGAAGTTGCAGATTTCAGACAAACAATCCTAGTTAATAAACCAACTCTTTGGACGACAAAAAGTTATCATCCTCAACTGTATGTGCTGAAAACAAAGGTTTATAAAGAAGGTCAACTAGTTGATGTAACAGAAGATACATTTGGTTACCGTTATTTCAATTGGACTGCTAAGGATGGTTTCTCTCTGAATGGTGAACGCATGAAATTCCACGGAGTAAGTATTCACCATGATAATGGAGCTTTGGGTGCAGAAGAAAATTATAAGGCTACCTATCGTAAATTAAAACTCCTGAAAGATATGGGGGTTAACTCTATTCGAACAACCCACAATCCAGCTAGTCCTCAGTTGCTTGATGCTGCAGCTAGTTTAGGTCTTTTGGTGCAAGAGGAAGCTTTTGATACCTGGTATGGTGGTAAGAAAACATACGACTATGGACGGTTCTTTGATCAAGATGCAACACACCCAGAGGCTAAAAAGGGTGAGAAGTGGTCTGATTTTGATCTCAGAACAATGGTAGAACGGGATAAGAACAATCCGTCTATCGTAATGTGGTCTCTTGGAAATGAGGTAGAAGAGGCGAATGGTAGTCCTCGTTCTATCGAAACTGCTAAGCGTCTGAAGGCTATTATCAAGGCGATTGATACTGAACGTTATGTCACCATGGGTGAAAATAAATTTAGTCGTGCAGCGACAGGTGATTTCTTAAAAGTTGCAGAAATCATGGATGCTGTGGGTATGAACTATGGTGAACGTTTTTATGATGCGGTTCGTAGTGCGCATCCAGATTGGCTCATTTATGGTTCTGAAACCTCTTCAGCTACTAGAACGCGTGATTCTTATTACAATCCTGCTCAAATACTTGGACATGATAACCGTCCAAATCGTCACTATGAACAATCTGATTATGGTAATGACCGTGTTGGATGGGGAAGAACAGCTACTGAGTCATGGACTTTTGATCGTGATCGTGCTGGCTATGCTGGACAATTTATCTGGACAGGAATTGACTATATCGGTGAACCAACTCCATGGCATAACCAAGATAACACACCTGTGAAGAGCTCTTACTTTGGTATTATCGATACGGCTGGCTTACCGAAGAATGATTTTTACCTTTACCGTAGTGAATGGTATAGTGCTAAAGAAAAGCCAACTGTTCGAATTTTACCGCATTGGAACTGGACTGAAGAGACTCTTAAGGATCGCAAGATGCTGGTCGATGGAAAGGTTCCAGTTCGTACCTTCTCAAATGCTGCAAGTGTCGAATTGTTCTTAAATGGAGAGTCACTTGGTAAAAAGGAATTTACTAAGAAAAGGACAGAAGATGGACGTCCATATCATGAGGGGGCTAAACCAAGTGAATTGTATCTTGAGTGGCTTGTGAAATACCAACCAGGTACACTGACTGCGATTGCTAGAGATGAAAATGGTAACGAAATTGCGCGTGATAGTGTGACAACTGCAGGGGAACCAGCAAGAGTTCGTCTGACTAAAGAAGAGCATGTTATCACTGCAGATGGGAAAGACCTATCCTACATCCATTACGAAATTGTTGATGGCGAAGGGAATGTGGTTCCGACAGCGAATAATCTTGTTCATTTTAATCTTCATGGTCAGGGACAGATCGTTGGTGTGGATAATGGAGAACAAGCCAGTCGTGAACGCTATAAAGCTCAAGCAGATGGAACATGGCAAAGACGTGCTTTCAATGGTAAAGGGGTTGTTATTGTAAAATCGACTGAAAAAGAAGGTAAATTTACGCTTTATGCAGATTCTGCTGGTTTAACTTCTGACAGTGCAACGGTCACAACTGTTTCTGGTAAGAAAGAAAACCGTCACTTTGTATCCTATGCTCCTGTAAAGGCGACAACTGACGTGACTACAAATCCTGAATTGCCTCAAACAGTAACAGCTATTTATAGCGACGGTAGTGTTGAGGAAAAGACTGTAACATGGGATGTGCCAGCTGACTTGCTTACAAGCGCAGGTGAGAAGAAAGTATCTGGGCGTGTAGAAGGTTTGGAAACCAAAGCTGAGGCACTTGTAAAAGTGATTGCTTTAGATAGATGGTTACCAAAAGTTGCTACAGTACCAGTTGGTACAACTGCAGCTGATTTGGATAAAACAGTCACAGCTGTTCTGACAGATGGTAGTTTGATTGATACAGATGTTGTTTCTTGGACCTTGAAAGATCCTGCTGCTTTGACAAAAGAAGGTGGACGTACAGAGGCTACTGGTAAATTGGTAGATGATGGTCATGAAGTTTCGGCAACCTTTATCGCAAGCAGTAAGGAAACAACAAGTAGCATTACAGGACTTACTGTTGGGGATAAAGCTCTTGAGAACTTCGAGACTGGTAAGACTTATTATCGTGTATCTATTCCTTACACTGGAACAATTCCAAGTGTTGGAGCTCAGACTACTGGTTATCAAGTAACTGTTCAGCAAGCTTCTGCTGATAATGGTTATCAGGCTTCTGTCTTCTTGAGTGACCAAAAGGGTGACTTAGTTCAAACTTACTTAATTCAGTTTGTGAAGGAAGCTCCTGCCTTGAAACGTTTGGAAGTAGTTGTGGAAGGAAAAGAAACTGCTACTGAAGATCAGGTCTTAACTTATCGTGTCATTGGTAGCTATGAGGATGGTTCTCAAACAGAATTTTCAGCTTCAGATATTCACCTAGAAGCTAAATCATCTGATGGTGGGCATCTTGAGGTGAATGGACAGAACTTGTTGCTTTATACTAAGGGAAGAATGACTTTGACACCTCGAATCGATAATCAAACAGAGAAAACAGAATCTGTAACTACTGAAGTGGTGATTAAAGAAAATAAAGTCAGCAAGAAGATTGTGAAACTTCATCCTGTATCTATTTCTACAGATATTAATCAGCAACCGAATCTACCTAAAGAAGTTGGGGCAGAATTTGATAAGGGCTTGCCACGCAAAGTATCTGTAACTTGGGACAAGGTAGATGAAAAAGAATTGGGTCGCTATCATAGCTTTACCCTTAAAGGACATGTAGAAGGCACAGACATTGAAGCTCAAGCAACGGTGACAGTTGAAGGCTTACAAGTTGCAGAGGAAGTCAGCCTCACAGTACCTAAGGGTGAGACAGTTCAATTGCCAGCTAATGTTCGTGCTTACCATTCTAACGGAACAACTATCTACAAAGATGTAGTTTGGGATCAGGTTCCAGCCAACTTTAGTCAAACTGAAGGGGTCTATGAAATCAATGGTCATTTAGTGGGTAGTAATCTGACCACTAAAGCTCATGTTCGAGTATCTAGTCAAGTTGTTGCTGGAAATAATATCTCTAAACAATGGACAGGTTCGCAATTGCCAGCTGCCATTGTGTCCAATACAGGAGGAGATGATTCAGCCAATACCTTGAACGACTTGACTGTATCAAGAACGCCAACAGATGCTAAAAATAGATGGACTACTTGGAGAACAAATACTGATAATGACTGGGCTTCTATCTTATTTGGTAATTCAGGAGACTTGACGAAACGTTTTGTCAACAATTTGTCGGTTGATTTCTATACTGATGGAGCAATTGGTCTTCCAAAAGAATATGTAGTTGAATATTATGTAGGTAAAGAAATTCCAGATTTGCCAAGTGATGTCAGTCATGCGCAACGAGATACTAATCATCCATTTAATAATCCAGAAAATTGGAAAGCAGTTGAAAACTTACATGCTCCAAGTCAGCTATCTGCAACTCAAACAAATCACTTCACATTTGACAAGGTAGAAACCTATGCTGTTCGTATACGCATGAAGAAAGCAGATGGAACATCAGGTGTTGGTCTGACAGAGCTAACTGTCCTTGGAAACAAGGTCTTAAGCTCTACAAGTTCAGAGATTTCTATCAAGGTAGATGGCAAGGATCTTGAACACTTTAATCCATCTAAGACTGATTACTATATTCCTCAATCTAGCAAAGAAATCACTGCAACCGCTAGCAATAATGGTTTGGTTACTCTTGTTCCGGCAACAAGTCCAAAAGGTGCAACACGTCTCATCTTAAAAGCAGAAGATGGTACGGTATTGAAAGAATATCGCATCTTCCGTGATGACGAAAAAGAATCAACACAACCAGTAGCTGCAGAAAATAGTGCTAAAATCTTGAATGTTGGAGACAATCTTCAACTTCCTTCAGAGGTAAGTGTTTATTACCCAACTTCAACTACTTGGACTACAGCTAAACTTGCAGTGAAGTGGGATGCTATTCCTGAACATGCGACAGAGCATGAGGGAACATTTGAAATTACTGGTCATGTCATTGGTACAAATCTAACCACTAAAATGCAGGTGACAGTTGTTTCTAAAGGAAATCAAGTCATTTCAGAAAATCCAAGCAACAATGAAATGGATTCTAAAGCCTTTGCTTCGACAACGAACGATACACAAGCAGCTTCACATGATAGAATTTTCTATATCAATGATGGAAAATACAATGAAGATGGACGTTGGACAAACTGGTCTCGTACTCCGAAAAATGAAGAAACTTCTGTCGGACTACTCTTTAAGAAGGACGGTAAAATTGCCTCCCAATCTATTGGAAAAGTAGCCATTCAGTTCTTTAAAGATAGTGGAACAGATGCCCCAGAGAAAATGGTTCTAGAAAGATATATTGGTCCTGCCTTTACAGAACCAAGTACGATTTCTCGTTATGAAGAAAATGCTGATCATCCATTCAACAAGGCAGAAAATTGGGCACCAATTTCTTACAAAGCTTCTGGAGAATTAGTAGCTGGCAAACCAATCGAGTTTAACTTTGATCCGGTTCAAACAACATCTATTCGTGCTCGAATGACTCGTAAGGCTACTACTAATGGTCTAGCACTTGTAGAATTTACAGCCTACTCTGCAGGCAAGGGAGCAGAAGTCGAAACACCATCAGCGACTATTTCGATCGATGGAAAAGCATTGGAAAACTTTGATCCAAATGTGACAGAGTACACCCTAACAACAATGGGAACTAAACCAAAAGTCACTGCGATAACTAGTGGACATGGAGTAGTCACAATAGTGGATCATGGAAATACAAATCTTCCAACACTTGTTCGTCTTGTTTCCAAAGATGGAAATCTGGTGAAAGAATATCGTTTACACTTTAAGTCTACTTTCCAAACAACACCGACAGAAGGCGTTAAGAACTTAGTTGCAGAAGCTCCAAGCTTGGAAATTGAAAAGACTCCACTTCCGTTTAAAGAAGTTATTCGTGAAACCCCTGAGCTTGCTCAAGGTAAACGTCGTGTAGTTTCTGAAGGACAAGCTGGAGAAAAAGTTGACTATATTCAAGTATCAGGAACTAATAGAACTCTTGTTCATTCTGAACAAAGAAAAGCTCAAGATCGTATTATTGAGGTAGGAGTAAAACCATCTATTTCAAATAGTAAGAGTGAGGAACCTGCGCCAGTAAACGAAGTTCCAGAATTCAAAGGCAGTGCTAACTTTGTAGAAGCAGCAGTCAATGAAGTTCCAGAATTCAAAGGTGGTGCTAACTTTGTAGAAGCAGCAGTGAACGATGTTCCAGAATTCAAAGGTGGTGCTAACTTTGTAGAAGCAGCAGTGAACGATGTTCCAGAATACACAGGAATTCTAGCTACAGTAGGAGATCAAGCAGTACCAAGTGTTGAGAAACCTGAATTTAAGGGTGGTGTTAATGCTGTAATGGCTCTAGAACATAAACTTCCAGAGTACCGTGGTATTCTAGCTACAGTAGGTAATCAACCAGCACCGACAGTAGAAAAACCAGAGTTTAAACTAAGTTCGTTAGAAAAAGCTCAGACTCCAGAAGTACCAGTTCAAGTTGCCAAGGAAGACAAGAGATTGCCAGAAACTGGTGAAAAACAGTCAGAAACAGCTATTTTCTTGGCAGGTGTTACCTTGGCCTTATCAGCAGCTTTATTAACTGCAAAACGCAAAGAAGACTAG
- a CDS encoding NAD(P)H-hydrate dehydratase has product MKVIEQALLEKVIIERSRTSHKGDYGRLLLLGGTYPYGGAIIMAALAAVKSGAGLVTVGTDRENIPALHSHLPEAMAFSLQDQQLLKEQLEKAEVVLVGPGLRDDAFGENLVKQVFANLSQNQILIVDGGALTILARTSLSFPSNQLILTPHQKEWEKLSGIAIEKQKEAATASALTSFPQGTILVEKGPATRIWQVGQSDFYQLQVGGPYQATGGTGDTLAGMIAGFVGQFKQASLYERVAVATHLHSAIAQELSQEHYVVLPTGISSYLPKIMKKISQKGT; this is encoded by the coding sequence ATGAAAGTGATTGAGCAAGCATTATTAGAAAAAGTCATTATTGAACGTTCTCGTACCAGTCATAAAGGAGACTATGGCCGTTTGCTGTTGCTTGGTGGGACTTATCCTTATGGTGGTGCTATCATCATGGCTGCTTTGGCAGCTGTTAAAAGTGGAGCTGGTTTGGTGACCGTTGGAACAGATAGGGAAAATATCCCAGCTTTGCACAGTCATTTACCTGAGGCTATGGCCTTTTCTCTTCAAGACCAGCAACTGTTAAAAGAGCAGTTGGAGAAGGCAGAAGTGGTCTTAGTGGGACCTGGTTTACGAGACGATGCTTTTGGAGAAAATCTAGTCAAACAGGTCTTTGCTAATTTAAGCCAAAATCAAATTTTGATTGTAGACGGAGGGGCCTTAACCATCCTTGCTAGGACAAGTTTGTCGTTTCCATCTAACCAGCTTATCCTAACTCCCCACCAAAAAGAATGGGAAAAGCTATCTGGTATTGCTATTGAAAAGCAAAAGGAAGCTGCAACAGCTAGTGCCCTGACTTCCTTTCCTCAAGGAACAATTTTGGTAGAGAAAGGTCCAGCCACTCGTATTTGGCAAGTTGGCCAATCTGATTTTTACCAGTTACAGGTTGGTGGTCCCTATCAGGCTACTGGGGGAACGGGAGATACTCTGGCTGGGATGATCGCAGGATTTGTAGGCCAGTTTAAACAAGCCAGTCTCTACGAACGTGTGGCAGTGGCAACCCATCTTCATTCAGCCATAGCCCAAGAACTATCTCAAGAACATTATGTGGTCTTGCCGACGGGAATCAGCTCTTATCTGCCCAAAATAATGAAAAAAATATCTCAAAAAGGCACCTGA